One Glaciihabitans arcticus DNA window includes the following coding sequences:
- the aroC gene encoding chorismate synthase → MLRWLTAGESHGPELVAILEGLPAGVPVSLDDIRADLARRKLGYGRGARMKFEEDELTISGGVRFGLTMGSPIALRIGNTEWHRWVDVMSASPVDLESLPKGRGAPLTRPRPGHADLVGMQKYGFDESRNVLERASARETAARVALGAVARAFLGELGISLVAHTLSIGTVRVPEGSALPVPADVELLDADLLRCFDPATSALMVDEVDRAQKDGDTLGGVVEVLAYGVPPGLGSYVHWDRRLDSQLAAALMGIQAIKGVEVGDGFETTRRRGSEAHDELVQGDDGIERLSDKAGGTEGGMSTGTILRVRAGMKPIATVPHALRTVDVATGGAAEAHHQRSDVCAVPAAGVVAEAMVALVLANSVIEKFGGDSIKETKRNLAGYLAAIPDALTTARSTGDRA, encoded by the coding sequence ATGCTTCGTTGGTTGACCGCAGGTGAGTCTCACGGGCCCGAACTCGTTGCCATTCTCGAGGGGCTGCCCGCCGGCGTCCCGGTGAGCCTCGACGACATCCGGGCCGATCTGGCGCGTCGCAAGCTCGGCTACGGCCGCGGTGCGCGCATGAAGTTCGAGGAGGACGAGCTCACCATCTCCGGTGGTGTGCGCTTCGGTCTCACCATGGGCAGCCCGATCGCCCTGCGCATCGGCAACACCGAGTGGCACCGCTGGGTCGACGTCATGAGCGCCTCACCTGTCGATCTCGAGAGCCTGCCCAAGGGCCGCGGTGCACCCCTGACGCGTCCCCGCCCCGGCCACGCGGACCTCGTCGGCATGCAGAAATACGGCTTCGATGAGTCGCGCAACGTGCTCGAGCGCGCGAGTGCCCGCGAAACCGCGGCACGCGTCGCCCTCGGCGCCGTGGCCCGCGCCTTCCTCGGCGAGCTGGGGATATCCCTCGTCGCCCACACCCTGTCCATCGGTACCGTGCGCGTCCCCGAGGGATCCGCGCTGCCCGTGCCCGCTGACGTCGAGTTGCTCGACGCGGACCTGCTGCGCTGCTTCGACCCCGCGACATCCGCCCTGATGGTGGATGAGGTCGATCGCGCCCAAAAGGATGGCGACACACTCGGCGGCGTCGTCGAGGTGCTCGCCTACGGTGTCCCCCCGGGGCTCGGCTCGTACGTGCACTGGGATCGCCGCCTCGACTCGCAGCTCGCTGCGGCGCTGATGGGAATCCAGGCAATCAAGGGCGTCGAGGTCGGCGACGGCTTCGAGACCACCCGCCGTCGCGGCTCCGAAGCGCACGATGAGCTCGTACAGGGCGACGACGGCATCGAGCGACTGAGCGACAAGGCCGGCGGCACCGAGGGCGGCATGTCCACGGGCACCATCCTCCGGGTGCGGGCCGGCATGAAGCCGATCGCCACGGTTCCTCACGCGCTGCGGACAGTGGACGTCGCGACCGGCGGTGCTGCGGAAGCCCACCACCAGCGCTCGGACGTCTGCGCGGTGCCCGCCGCGGGTGTAGTCGCAGAAGCCATGGTCGCGCTCGTGCTGGCAAATTCGGTGATCGAGAAATTCGGCGGCGACTCCATCAAGGAGACGAAGCGCAACCTCGCCGGCTACCTTGCCGCGATCCCGGATGCGCTGACCACCGCCCGTTCCACCGGCGACCGTGCCTGA
- a CDS encoding shikimate dehydrogenase family protein produces MVSGTRLAVLGQPIVHSKSPLLHAAAYAALGLDWQYDRVEMSGEELASFILSRDSGWRGLSLTMPLKRDVLPVLSSSDSLVTLTGAANTVLFEPGAPGADGEATRTIRGFNTDVHGVTQALREAGLGELRRVQLLGAGATAASIVVAVAELGAREIAVLARTAAKAAPLVSLGDSLGVEVTVHPLEVLDGPAPDLVASALPGSVDSGVLFDEATRRGAVLFDVAYDPWPSTLAVQWLQVDGTVVSGLEMLLHQALAQVRIFVTGSPVTVLPNEASVLAAMRGAVA; encoded by the coding sequence GTGGTTAGCGGCACCCGGCTGGCCGTGCTCGGCCAGCCGATCGTGCACTCCAAATCGCCTCTGCTCCACGCCGCCGCCTACGCCGCGCTCGGGCTCGACTGGCAGTACGACCGGGTCGAGATGTCGGGCGAGGAGCTCGCGTCGTTCATCCTCTCCCGCGATTCGGGATGGCGCGGCCTCTCGCTCACCATGCCACTCAAGCGCGACGTGCTGCCCGTTCTCAGCTCGAGCGATTCGCTCGTGACCCTCACCGGGGCCGCGAACACCGTGCTGTTCGAACCGGGCGCCCCGGGTGCCGACGGCGAGGCCACCCGCACCATCCGCGGGTTCAATACCGACGTGCACGGCGTCACCCAGGCGCTCCGCGAGGCCGGGCTGGGGGAGTTGCGGCGGGTGCAGCTCCTCGGGGCGGGCGCGACGGCCGCATCCATCGTCGTCGCCGTCGCCGAGCTCGGGGCACGGGAGATCGCCGTGCTCGCCCGCACCGCAGCGAAGGCTGCTCCGCTTGTTTCGCTGGGCGATTCACTGGGGGTGGAGGTCACGGTTCACCCGCTTGAGGTTCTGGATGGCCCGGCTCCCGATCTCGTCGCGAGCGCGCTGCCCGGCAGCGTCGACTCCGGGGTGCTGTTCGACGAGGCCACCCGCCGCGGTGCCGTGCTGTTCGACGTCGCCTACGACCCCTGGCCGAGCACTCTCGCCGTGCAGTGGCTGCAGGTCGACGGAACCGTCGTGTCCGGGCTTGAGATGCTGCTGCACCAGGCCCTCGCCCAGGTGCGCATCTTCGTGACCGGATCGCCGGTCACGGTGCTGCCGAACGAGGCGAGCGTGCTTGCGGCCATGCGCGGCGCTGTCGCGTAG
- the mltG gene encoding endolytic transglycosylase MltG produces the protein MSNEPSWDEIFTSQPQDAASGAMPSARDTGAPLSRRELRELEHGRTSSRSAAKSPRKQRGSDGGDNGLGKPKRKRRFAWVFVLLAFIVLIAGVGVYGWTNYEPQIRSLLGIELPSDYEGTGTDEEVVIVIEKDQIGEDVARTLQQEGVTMTFTAFYQLLLVQDPQVNFMPGNYTLHKEMSAKSALAALQDPANKVTNRVTIKEGSTLPSALTLLASATGLPVADFEAAAKDYVSLGVPASEVSLEGWIFPATYPLEPGQSAKQVLQVLVTEMIKRLDAAGVAEADRHRVLTMAALIQREAGPNKDDFYKISRVFTNRLNTKGWKLQSDASVAYGTGNFTTVWTTKAERADASNKYNTYANPGLPIGPIGLPGDLAIDAAAHPVDGPWFFFVPINLKTGETVFSETADQHEAAAQRLRDWCQASEENKAYCG, from the coding sequence GTGAGCAACGAGCCAAGCTGGGACGAGATCTTCACATCGCAGCCGCAGGACGCGGCCAGCGGAGCCATGCCCTCCGCCCGCGACACGGGTGCGCCGCTGTCCCGGCGCGAGCTGCGCGAGCTCGAGCACGGGCGAACGTCATCCCGAAGCGCAGCGAAGTCACCGAGGAAGCAGCGCGGCTCCGACGGCGGCGACAACGGGCTCGGAAAGCCCAAGCGCAAGCGCCGCTTCGCCTGGGTCTTTGTTCTGCTCGCCTTCATCGTTCTCATCGCGGGAGTCGGCGTATACGGCTGGACCAACTACGAGCCGCAGATCCGCAGCCTGCTCGGTATCGAGCTGCCGAGTGACTACGAGGGAACCGGCACCGACGAAGAAGTCGTCATCGTGATCGAGAAGGACCAGATCGGCGAGGATGTCGCGCGCACCCTGCAGCAGGAGGGCGTCACGATGACCTTCACCGCCTTCTACCAGCTGCTGCTCGTTCAGGATCCGCAGGTCAACTTCATGCCGGGTAACTACACCCTGCACAAGGAGATGAGTGCGAAGTCCGCCCTCGCCGCGCTGCAGGATCCGGCCAACAAGGTCACCAATCGCGTGACGATCAAGGAGGGCTCGACCCTCCCGAGCGCTCTGACGCTGCTCGCCTCGGCCACCGGCCTGCCGGTTGCCGACTTCGAGGCCGCCGCGAAGGACTATGTGTCGCTCGGGGTTCCGGCGAGCGAGGTCAGCCTCGAGGGCTGGATCTTCCCCGCGACCTACCCGCTCGAGCCCGGCCAGAGCGCCAAGCAGGTGCTGCAGGTGCTCGTCACCGAGATGATCAAGCGCCTCGACGCGGCCGGTGTCGCCGAGGCCGACCGCCACCGGGTGCTCACCATGGCCGCACTCATCCAGCGCGAGGCCGGGCCGAACAAAGACGACTTCTACAAGATCTCGCGCGTCTTCACCAACCGCCTGAACACCAAGGGCTGGAAGCTGCAGTCGGACGCCTCCGTCGCCTACGGCACCGGCAACTTCACGACCGTGTGGACGACCAAGGCCGAACGGGCCGACGCGAGCAACAAGTACAACACCTACGCCAACCCCGGCCTGCCGATCGGCCCGATCGGACTGCCCGGCGATCTCGCGATCGATGCGGCGGCACATCCCGTTGACGGCCCGTGGTTCTTCTTCGTGCCGATCAACCTGAAGACTGGTGAGACCGTGTTCTCCGAAACCGCCGACCAGCACGAGGCAGCTGCCCAGCGGCTGCGCGACTGGTGCCAGGCGAGTGAGGAAAACAAGGCCTACTGTGGTTAG
- the ruvX gene encoding Holliday junction resolvase RuvX: MRSGVRVGVDVGTVRIGVSRSDLHGMLATPVETVQRGDGDIARLAAIARELDALEVIVGLPLALSGRATASTEDASRFAARLAIALPVAVRLVDERLSTVSAQAALRTSGRSSKQSRPVIDQVAAVIILQHALDFERSREIPAGIVVDPDEGLES, encoded by the coding sequence ATGCGCTCCGGAGTGCGGGTCGGTGTCGACGTCGGCACCGTCCGCATCGGGGTGTCCCGTAGCGACCTGCACGGCATGCTCGCGACCCCGGTCGAGACCGTGCAGCGCGGAGACGGCGATATTGCGCGCCTTGCGGCGATCGCCCGGGAACTCGACGCGCTCGAGGTGATCGTCGGGCTTCCGCTCGCGCTCTCCGGCCGCGCCACTGCCTCAACGGAGGATGCCTCGCGATTTGCCGCTAGACTCGCGATCGCACTTCCGGTGGCGGTGCGTCTCGTGGATGAGCGCCTTTCGACGGTCTCCGCGCAGGCAGCCCTCCGCACCTCCGGACGCAGTTCGAAGCAGTCGCGACCAGTGATCGATCAGGTTGCCGCCGTTATAATTTTGCAGCACGCCCTCGACTTCGAGCGCTCCCGTGAAATCCCTGCGGGCATCGTCGTTGACCCGGACGAAGGACTGGAATCGTGA
- the alaS gene encoding alanine--tRNA ligase — protein sequence MQTADIHRRWLTYFGDRGHTVVPSASLVSDDPSLLFTVAGMVPFVPYLTGLVPPPFPRATSVQKCIRTLDIEEVGKTPRHGTFFQMNGNFSFGDYFKEGAISYAWELLTSSEADGGFGFQEKDLWVTVYKDDDEAIALWKKIAGLPDERIQRLDMDTNYWSTGQPGPAGPCSEIFFDRGPAYGADGGPATDDDRYVEIWNLVFMQYLRGEGQGKSFDILGELPKKNIDTGMGLERVAFIKQGVENMYEIDQVRPVLDHAAEISGRRYGAVHEDDVRMRVIADHVRSSLMLMSDGVTPSNEGGGYILRRLMRRTVRAMRLLGVDAPSFAELFPASRDAMKAAYPEVGTDFDRIQRLALAEEETFLRTLASGTQILDLAVLKTQESGAKELPADTTFLLHDTFGFPIDLTLEIAEEAGLTIDRPAFDALMLQQRTMAKADARAKKGSIADLSVFGEFRALGETVFTGYEYLQTESTILGLIVDGNSVSAAVTGQIAEVILAETSLYAESGGQEADAGTIVGNGFELEVLDVQKPVKGLISHRVQVTSGEVSVGAEATTLVDQDWRRGATQAHSATHLIHAALRQVLGNEAHQAGSYNKAGYMRLDFSWNSALSAATRSEIEEIANLKVRENLEVDTRIMNLDEAKSLGAMALFGEKYGETVRVVEIGGPWSLELCAGTHVARSSEIGLINVVSETSVGSTARRIESLVGLEAFRDLAAERAIVSELTSNLKTPRENLPDRIAELVANLKAAEKRIAQFEAAALSERVPSIAANARSVGSVTLVSENVGSVASSDELRSLVQSVRERLGAVPVVVALAADVAGKPAVIVATNQAARDGGAKAGALAKIAAGVLGGGGGGKDDIAQGGGSDLGAIGAALDAITAAVSA from the coding sequence ATGCAGACCGCTGACATCCACCGCCGCTGGCTCACTTACTTCGGAGACCGTGGTCACACGGTGGTGCCGTCCGCCTCCCTGGTGAGCGACGACCCCTCGTTGCTGTTCACCGTCGCCGGCATGGTGCCGTTCGTGCCGTACCTCACCGGTCTGGTGCCGCCGCCCTTCCCGCGCGCGACGAGCGTGCAGAAGTGCATCCGAACTCTCGACATCGAAGAGGTCGGCAAGACTCCGCGTCATGGCACGTTCTTCCAGATGAATGGCAACTTCTCCTTCGGCGACTATTTCAAGGAGGGGGCGATCAGCTACGCCTGGGAGCTCCTCACGAGCTCGGAGGCCGACGGTGGCTTCGGCTTCCAGGAGAAGGATCTCTGGGTCACCGTCTACAAGGATGACGATGAGGCTATCGCGCTCTGGAAGAAGATCGCGGGTCTGCCCGACGAGCGCATCCAGCGCCTCGACATGGACACCAATTACTGGTCGACCGGCCAGCCCGGACCTGCCGGACCCTGCTCGGAGATCTTCTTCGACCGCGGCCCCGCCTACGGCGCCGACGGCGGACCGGCAACGGATGACGACCGCTACGTCGAGATCTGGAACCTCGTCTTTATGCAGTACCTGCGCGGCGAGGGCCAGGGAAAGAGCTTCGACATCCTCGGCGAGCTGCCGAAGAAGAACATCGACACCGGCATGGGCCTCGAGCGTGTCGCCTTCATCAAGCAGGGCGTCGAGAACATGTACGAGATCGACCAGGTGCGCCCGGTTCTCGACCATGCCGCCGAGATCTCCGGCCGTCGCTACGGCGCCGTTCATGAGGATGACGTCCGCATGCGCGTGATCGCGGACCACGTGCGCTCCAGCCTCATGCTCATGTCAGACGGTGTCACGCCGTCGAATGAGGGCGGCGGCTATATCCTTCGCCGCCTGATGCGCCGCACCGTCCGTGCCATGCGCCTCCTCGGTGTGGATGCGCCCAGCTTCGCCGAGCTCTTCCCTGCGTCGCGCGACGCGATGAAGGCCGCCTACCCCGAGGTCGGCACCGACTTCGACCGCATCCAGCGCCTCGCCCTCGCCGAGGAGGAGACGTTCCTGCGCACCCTCGCGAGCGGAACGCAGATCCTCGACCTGGCCGTGCTGAAGACGCAGGAGTCCGGCGCGAAGGAGCTTCCCGCCGACACGACCTTCCTGCTGCACGACACCTTCGGTTTCCCCATCGATCTCACGCTCGAGATCGCGGAGGAGGCCGGGCTCACCATCGACCGCCCCGCGTTCGACGCGCTCATGCTGCAGCAGCGCACCATGGCCAAGGCCGACGCGCGCGCCAAGAAGGGCTCGATCGCCGACCTCTCGGTGTTCGGTGAGTTCCGTGCCCTCGGTGAGACGGTATTCACCGGCTACGAGTACCTGCAGACGGAGAGCACCATCCTCGGGCTCATCGTCGACGGGAACAGCGTTTCTGCCGCGGTGACAGGACAGATCGCCGAGGTGATCCTCGCCGAGACCTCGCTGTACGCGGAGTCGGGCGGCCAGGAGGCCGATGCGGGAACCATCGTCGGCAACGGCTTTGAACTCGAGGTGCTGGACGTGCAGAAGCCCGTCAAGGGCCTGATCAGTCACCGCGTGCAGGTCACGAGCGGCGAGGTCTCGGTGGGAGCCGAGGCGACCACCCTCGTCGACCAGGATTGGCGCAGGGGAGCGACCCAGGCGCACTCCGCGACCCACCTGATACACGCGGCACTGCGCCAGGTGCTGGGCAACGAGGCGCACCAGGCCGGCTCCTACAACAAGGCCGGCTACATGCGCCTCGACTTCAGCTGGAACTCGGCGCTCTCCGCCGCGACCCGCAGCGAGATCGAGGAGATCGCCAACCTCAAGGTTCGCGAGAACCTCGAGGTCGACACCCGGATCATGAACCTCGATGAGGCGAAGTCCCTCGGCGCCATGGCCCTGTTCGGTGAGAAGTACGGCGAGACGGTGCGCGTTGTCGAGATTGGCGGACCGTGGTCCCTCGAGCTCTGTGCGGGCACGCACGTCGCCCGGTCGAGCGAGATCGGCCTCATCAACGTCGTGAGCGAGACCTCGGTCGGCTCCACCGCGCGCCGCATCGAGTCGCTCGTCGGACTCGAGGCGTTCCGCGACCTGGCCGCCGAACGCGCCATCGTGAGCGAGCTCACGAGCAACCTCAAGACGCCGCGCGAGAACCTGCCCGACCGCATCGCAGAGCTCGTCGCCAACCTCAAGGCCGCCGAGAAGCGCATCGCCCAGTTCGAGGCCGCGGCGCTCTCCGAGCGCGTGCCCTCGATCGCGGCGAACGCCCGCAGCGTCGGATCGGTCACCCTCGTGAGCGAGAACGTCGGATCCGTGGCGTCGAGCGATGAGCTGCGTTCCCTGGTGCAGAGCGTACGCGAGCGTCTCGGCGCGGTTCCCGTTGTTGTGGCCCTGGCTGCAGACGTCGCGGGCAAGCCCGCCGTCATTGTTGCGACCAACCAGGCCGCGCGCGATGGTGGAGCCAAGGCCGGCGCCTTGGCGAAGATCGCCGCCGGGGTGCTCGGTGGCGGCGGCGGCGGCAAGGACGACATCGCGCAGGGCGGTGGCTCCGACCTCGGCGCCATCGGTGCCGCGCTCGACGCGATCACCGCGGCAGTCTCGGCCTGA
- a CDS encoding DUF948 domain-containing protein — translation MSIADLAGLIAAIVFAILVALLAVPLLKLGRVLDDTSAAIRELSDNVTPLIEEATTTLTESNRQIARVDAITGDIAETTGNITALVSLFAATVGGPLMKIAAFSAGVRLAIRGSRAK, via the coding sequence ATGTCTATCGCTGACCTCGCCGGACTGATCGCCGCCATCGTCTTCGCCATCCTCGTCGCGCTGCTCGCCGTGCCGCTGCTCAAGCTCGGGCGGGTGCTGGACGACACGAGTGCCGCGATCCGTGAGTTGAGCGACAACGTCACGCCCCTCATCGAGGAGGCGACGACGACGCTCACCGAGTCCAACCGGCAGATCGCCCGCGTCGACGCGATCACCGGCGACATCGCCGAGACCACGGGCAACATCACCGCGCTCGTCTCGCTCTTTGCGGCGACGGTCGGTGGCCCACTGATGAAGATCGCGGCCTTCTCGGCCGGCGTGCGCCTCGCCATCCGGGGGAGCCGAGCGAAGTAA
- the rpsD gene encoding 30S ribosomal protein S4 — protein MSTKSRTRSKTRLSRALGIALTPKAAKYLEKRPYAPGEHGRTKRKQDSDYAVRLREKQRLRAQYGIREAQLKIQFEEARKAAGLTGENLVEQLEMRLDAIIVRSAIARTTAQARQMVVHRHILVDGQLVDRPSFRVKPGQLVHVKTKSEGMEIFQVAAAGGHVDVLPKTPEYLEVEIDKLQARLVRRPKRAEVPVTCEVQLVVEYYAAR, from the coding sequence GTGTCTACCAAGTCACGTACCCGTAGCAAGACCCGCCTCTCGCGCGCACTGGGCATCGCCCTCACGCCGAAGGCAGCCAAGTACCTCGAGAAGCGCCCGTACGCTCCCGGAGAGCACGGCCGCACCAAGCGCAAGCAGGACAGCGACTACGCCGTCCGTCTGCGCGAGAAGCAGCGCCTGCGTGCCCAGTACGGCATCCGCGAGGCCCAGCTCAAGATCCAGTTCGAAGAGGCCCGTAAGGCCGCAGGCCTGACCGGTGAGAACCTCGTCGAGCAGCTCGAGATGCGTCTCGACGCGATCATCGTTCGCTCCGCGATCGCCCGCACCACGGCCCAGGCTCGCCAGATGGTCGTTCACCGTCACATCCTCGTCGACGGCCAGCTTGTCGACCGCCCGTCGTTCCGCGTCAAGCCGGGACAGCTCGTTCACGTCAAGACCAAGTCCGAGGGCATGGAGATCTTCCAGGTCGCCGCTGCCGGTGGACACGTCGATGTTCTCCCCAAGACCCCCGAGTACCTCGAGGTCGAGATCGACAAGCTCCAGGCCCGCCTCGTGCGTCGCCCGAAGCGCGCCGAGGTCCCTGTGACCTGTGAAGTGCAGCTCGTCGTGGAGTACTACGCGGCTCGCTAA
- a CDS encoding replication-associated recombination protein A, whose product MNAQPGLRSGATPLAVRMRPTSLDEVAGQKHLLGAGSPLVSLATDRTGEQGSVSIILWGPPGTGKTTLAKIVAHSSGRNFVELSAVTAGVRDVRQVMEEALSRRDLYGISTVLFLDEIHRFTKAQQDALLPGVENGWVILVAATTENPSFSVISPLLSRSLLLTLEQLTDDDLAGVIDRAVTSPRGLAGTVELEPEARYTIIHLASGDARRALTALEAAALSASASTEEGDTPVVTAEIVSLAVDRALLRYDRNGDEHYDVISAFIKSIRGSDVDAALHYLARMIEAGEDPRFIARRVIISASEDIGLADPQALVIAVAAADAVQLIGMPEGRIPLAQAVVYLATAPKSNAAYMGIDKAIGDVRAGKIGRVPKPIRDAHYAGAKKLGHGKGYKYPHDEEVGISQQQYLPNELKNTQYYVPTNHGHEREISSRLEKIMAIVRGRAAGKPAKKPE is encoded by the coding sequence ATGAATGCCCAGCCCGGCCTGCGCAGCGGGGCGACCCCTCTCGCGGTGCGTATGCGCCCCACTTCCCTCGACGAGGTGGCCGGGCAGAAGCACCTCCTCGGCGCCGGCTCTCCGCTCGTCAGTCTCGCGACCGACAGGACGGGGGAGCAGGGCTCGGTCTCGATCATCCTCTGGGGTCCTCCCGGTACGGGCAAGACGACGCTGGCCAAGATCGTCGCCCACAGTTCCGGGCGTAACTTCGTCGAGCTCTCGGCCGTGACCGCGGGCGTGAGAGATGTGCGCCAGGTGATGGAGGAGGCGCTCTCCCGACGCGACCTGTACGGCATCTCCACCGTCCTCTTCCTCGACGAGATTCACCGTTTCACCAAGGCCCAGCAAGATGCGTTGCTGCCGGGTGTCGAGAACGGCTGGGTCATCCTCGTGGCCGCGACCACCGAGAACCCCTCGTTCTCGGTCATCTCCCCGTTACTCTCCCGCTCGCTGCTTCTCACCCTGGAGCAGTTGACGGATGACGATCTCGCCGGTGTCATCGATCGCGCCGTGACCTCCCCCCGTGGCCTCGCTGGAACCGTCGAGCTCGAGCCCGAGGCGCGCTACACCATCATCCACCTGGCCTCCGGCGATGCTCGCCGTGCGCTCACCGCTCTCGAGGCCGCCGCCCTGAGTGCTAGTGCGTCCACCGAGGAGGGCGACACGCCCGTCGTCACCGCCGAGATCGTGTCCCTCGCCGTCGACCGCGCGCTCCTGCGCTACGACCGCAACGGCGACGAGCACTATGACGTGATCAGCGCCTTCATCAAGTCCATCCGCGGTTCCGACGTGGATGCCGCGCTGCACTATCTCGCGCGCATGATCGAGGCCGGCGAGGACCCCCGCTTCATCGCCCGGCGGGTGATCATCAGCGCGTCGGAGGACATCGGCCTCGCCGATCCACAGGCGCTCGTGATCGCCGTCGCCGCTGCCGATGCTGTTCAGTTGATCGGAATGCCGGAGGGCCGCATCCCGCTCGCACAAGCGGTTGTCTACCTCGCGACAGCCCCGAAATCGAACGCCGCCTACATGGGTATCGACAAGGCGATCGGGGATGTCCGCGCGGGAAAGATCGGTCGCGTGCCGAAGCCGATCCGCGACGCCCACTACGCCGGTGCCAAGAAGCTCGGGCACGGCAAGGGCTACAAGTACCCGCATGACGAAGAGGTGGGCATCTCGCAGCAGCAGTACCTGCCCAACGAGCTCAAGAACACGCAGTACTACGTGCCCACGAACCACGGCCACGAGCGCGAGATCAGCTCGCGGCTCGAGAAGATCATGGCGATCGTGCGCGGCCGTGCTGCCGGTAAACCCGCGAAGAAGCCCGAGTAA
- a CDS encoding peptidylprolyl isomerase, which produces MATNKNQEREAREARNRLKQYNARQTVHTTQIRRRKRDNVIAIAAVLVVAAAATFLQVSYFTSGPGAPVPSPTATAPAAESVGSVPSPALSENRTWTGSLSLNDVDLAIELDGAAAPQGVASFISDIKNGYLVGKTCHRLVDSPGSAQLIQCGSIDGAGGSDPDYSFGPVENAAADDLYTTGTIALARQEDNGNSQGHQFFITFGDSTFPSDSAGGYTVIGKVTAGIPDLVSKIASGGATTQADKSTPPNIATTITAATIE; this is translated from the coding sequence GTGGCAACGAACAAGAACCAGGAACGCGAAGCACGCGAGGCGCGCAATCGCCTCAAGCAGTACAACGCGCGCCAGACTGTTCACACCACCCAGATCCGCCGCCGCAAGCGCGACAACGTCATCGCCATCGCCGCGGTGCTGGTCGTCGCGGCCGCCGCCACGTTCCTCCAGGTCTCCTACTTCACGAGCGGCCCGGGCGCCCCCGTGCCGTCGCCGACCGCAACCGCGCCCGCCGCCGAATCGGTCGGTTCGGTTCCGTCTCCGGCGCTCTCCGAGAACCGCACCTGGACCGGCTCGCTCTCGCTCAACGACGTCGACCTCGCAATCGAGCTCGACGGTGCTGCGGCACCGCAGGGTGTTGCATCCTTCATCAGCGATATCAAGAACGGCTACCTCGTCGGCAAGACCTGCCACCGTCTCGTCGACTCCCCCGGCTCCGCGCAGCTCATCCAGTGCGGCTCGATCGACGGTGCCGGCGGCTCCGACCCCGACTACTCCTTCGGCCCGGTCGAGAACGCCGCGGCCGACGACCTGTACACGACCGGAACGATCGCGCTCGCCCGCCAGGAGGACAACGGCAACAGCCAGGGTCACCAGTTCTTCATCACCTTCGGCGACTCGACTTTCCCGAGCGACTCGGCCGGTGGCTACACGGTCATCGGAAAGGTGACGGCGGGCATCCCGGACCTGGTCTCGAAGATCGCTTCGGGCGGCGCGACGACGCAGGCCGACAAGTCGACCCCGCCGAACATCGCCACGACCATCACTGCCGCAACCATCGAGTAA